TCACCGACCTTCACCGGGAGGTCCCGGGCGCCGGCCGCGCCCAGCTCCCGTTCCAGCTTCCGCACCGCCTCCGCGCGGCTCAGCCCCCCGATCTCCACTCCGCGCACGGTCGTACCGGAGTCGATCTGGCCGCCCGTGAGGAGCAGCCCGGCGAGATACAGACCACCGACCCCCACGGTCAGCGCACCACCGGCCAGGGCGACGGGCGGGAGGGAGGTGAAGTGGAGGACGGAGGCTGTACGGGGGCGCATGGGTCTCCTGAAGATCGATACGAGGGTGCACCCGATGACGCGACGATGCGCGGGCAAACACATCTAGCTATCCACATATCGCGGGCAAGCCGGTATGGCCCAGACCACTTATGTCCGAGATCATTCCGGAATCGGCCGGACCGGCCCGGCCGCCGGGCACGGCCACAGAGTGGTAACGGCGAACAACGAACCGGTCGTTGGCACGGTCTAGGTGTATTGACCCACAGGGTTGTTGACGCGGCTGATCGGGGGTTGGCCTCCGAGTGCGGTGTGGCAGCGATGGTAGTTGTAGGTGTGCAGGAAGGTGTCGAGGGCTGCGGTCCGCTCGTCGTTGCTGGTGTAGGGCTGTAGGTAGGCCCACTCGTCGAGCAAGGTGCGGTTGAAGCGTTCGACCTTGCCGTTCGTCTGGGGTCGGTAGGCGCGGGTCAGCTTTCCTGTGGCGCCGATCTCAGCGAGGGCCTGCTTCCAGGCCAGTCCCTTGCGGTAGGCCCAGGCGTTGTCGGTGAGGACCCGCTCGACTGCGGTGATGCCGTGCGCGTGGAAGAACGCGGCCGCGCGGGTGAGGAAGCCCGCGCAGGTCGCGACCTTCTCGTCCGCCTGGATCTCGCTGTAGGCGAGGCGGGAGTGGTCGTCGACGGCGGAATGGACGTAGTCGAAGCCCATCCCGCGGATGGGGCGGCCGGCGTCGCGGCCGCGGACTTTGTGGCCACCGCCGTCGGGTATCCGGCCGAGTTTCTTCACGTCGACGTGGATCAGCTCGCCCGGGCGGTCGCGTTCGTAGCGGCGGATCACGGTGCCGGTGGGCCGGTCGAGCCAGGCCAGCCGGTTGAGGCCATGGCGGGTCAGGATGCGATGCACGGTCGAGGCGGGCAGGCCCAGGACCGGGCCGATCCGGGCCGGCCCGAGCTTGCGGGCCCGCCGCAGCTCGCAGACTTCCCGCTCGGTGGCGGCGGGGGTGCGTTGCGGGGTCGTGAGCGGTCGGCTGGAACGGTCTGCCAGACCTGCCGAGCCTTCGGCCCGCCACCTGCGCACCCACTTGTGGGCAGTAGCCCGTGAAACACCGAGCTCGGCGGCGACATGCGCCACCGGCCGCCCGGAATGGACCCGCTCGACCAGCAGCCGCCTGCCATGAACGGTCAGCCGGGCATTACGGTGGGACACGAAGACCTCCTGTGCGGTGCAGTCCTAGACAGCTCCACCACACCGGAGGTCTTCGCCTTTGATCAACTCGAGCACCAGGTGTCAACAACGCTCGTGCTCAATACATCTAGGCCACTATGAAGATCTCTTTCCTTATTCATAACGCCTACGGAATCGGAGGCACGATCACCACCACGTTCAACCTGGCCGGGGCCCTGGCCGAGCGGCACGACGTGGAGATCGTCTCCGCGTTACGCCACCGGGAGCACCCCAACCTCGTCCCGCATCCACGGGTGCGGCTGCGGGCGCTGGTGGACCTGCGCAAGGAGGCGGACCATCCGTTGCACCAGAGGCCGGCGAAGGTGTTCCCGCCCGCCGAGTACCGCCATCACCAGTACAGCGAGCTGACCGACCAGCGCATCGGCGAGTGCCTCGCGGCTCTCGACGCCGACGCCGTCATCGGCACCCGCCCGGGCCTCAACGTGCACATCGCCCGCCAGGCCCCGCAGCACGTCCTGCGCGTCGGCCAGGAGCACCTCACGCTCGACAACCACTCGCCGCGGCTGCGCACCGCCCTGCGCCGCGCCTACCGCCGCCTCGACGTGATCACCACCGTCACGGAGGCGGACGCCGCCGCCTACCGGCGCAAGATGTGGCTGCCCGGCGTCCATGTGGAGGCCCTCCCGAACAGCGTCCCCGACCCCGCCCTGCCCCCTGCCGACAGCACCGCCAAGGTGGTGATCGCCGCGGGCCGCCTGGTTCCGGTCAAGCGCTACGACCTCCTCATCGAGGCGTTCGCCCAGGTCGCCGACGCGCATCCGGACTGGCAGCTGCGCATCTACGGCAAGGGGGAGGAGCAGGCCGGCCTGCGCCGGCTCATCGAGCGCCTCGGCCTGTGGAACAACGTGTTCCTGATGGGGGCCGCCACCCCCATGGAGGCCGAGTGGGCGAAGGGCTCGATCGGCGCGGCCGCGTCCAACTTCGAGCCGTTCGGTATGACCATCGTCGAGGC
This is a stretch of genomic DNA from Streptomyces hawaiiensis. It encodes these proteins:
- a CDS encoding IS481 family transposase; the protein is MSHRNARLTVHGRRLLVERVHSGRPVAHVAAELGVSRATAHKWVRRWRAEGSAGLADRSSRPLTTPQRTPAATEREVCELRRARKLGPARIGPVLGLPASTVHRILTRHGLNRLAWLDRPTGTVIRRYERDRPGELIHVDVKKLGRIPDGGGHKVRGRDAGRPIRGMGFDYVHSAVDDHSRLAYSEIQADEKVATCAGFLTRAAAFFHAHGITAVERVLTDNAWAYRKGLAWKQALAEIGATGKLTRAYRPQTNGKVERFNRTLLDEWAYLQPYTSNDERTAALDTFLHTYNYHRCHTALGGQPPISRVNNPVGQYT
- a CDS encoding glycosyltransferase family 4 protein, which gives rise to MKISFLIHNAYGIGGTITTTFNLAGALAERHDVEIVSALRHREHPNLVPHPRVRLRALVDLRKEADHPLHQRPAKVFPPAEYRHHQYSELTDQRIGECLAALDADAVIGTRPGLNVHIARQAPQHVLRVGQEHLTLDNHSPRLRTALRRAYRRLDVITTVTEADAAAYRRKMWLPGVHVEALPNSVPDPALPPADSTAKVVIAAGRLVPVKRYDLLIEAFAQVADAHPDWQLRIYGKGEEQAGLRRLIERLGLWNNVFLMGAATPMEAEWAKGSIGAAASNFEPFGMTIVEAMRCGLPVVSTDCPYGPGEIIQDGTDGRLVPVGDRDALAAALLELVGDDERRRRMSRAALDNARRFAPGPVVAQAERLLETAAAARSTGRTATPQDHRTQSALTGRGHAARDAAHAAAAGVLRSIRKGRR